A genomic stretch from Desulfolutivibrio sulfodismutans DSM 3696 includes:
- a CDS encoding transposase encodes MHVLRGPVRRTLPAASHKGPWPQIFMQKQAFQPGRFEFLTNHMTIPARTIADIDKGRRQVEIFFRFSKQNLNITPFLGNSKNAVLSHVYVALIAYLLLAYQKFQSKIGLRLHYLARLVRRNLFQQCERNDLVDLDRNNQRSMILGN; translated from the coding sequence TTCGAGGCCCTGTTCGGCGAACTCTACCAGCGGCGTCTCACAAAGGCCCATGGCCACAAATTTTCATGCAAAAACAAGCTTTTCAGCCTGGACGCTTCGAATTCCTGACCAATCACATGACGATACCGGCCAGGACCATCGCCGACATCGACAAGGGCCGCAGGCAGGTCGAAATCTTCTTCCGCTTCAGCAAACAGAACCTCAACATCACGCCGTTTCTCGGAAACTCGAAAAACGCCGTCCTGTCCCATGTCTATGTAGCGCTCATCGCGTACCTGCTTCTGGCCTACCAGAAATTCCAGTCAAAGATCGGCCTGCGTCTGCATTACCTGGCCCGGTTGGTGCGACGAAATCTGTTTCAGCAATGTGAAAGAAACGACCTCGTCGACCTCGACAGAAACAATCAAAGATCAATGATTCTGGGAAACTAA
- a CDS encoding shikimate kinase: MAVTTPHNIYLIGPRASGKTSLGRLLAERLGRPFLDLDEVFRELRGETIAALVEREGWERFREIERDILAETAKTPGRVVATGGGAVLLPENRKVLARGVVVYLQADPERLAERLLADFKPDQRPNLTDLELAEEIKATLAEREPLYLAAAHVSLPEAPLEVLAERAEKALAML; encoded by the coding sequence ATGGCCGTGACCACGCCGCACAACATCTATCTGATCGGTCCCCGGGCCTCGGGCAAGACCAGCCTGGGCAGGCTTTTGGCAGAGCGACTGGGGCGGCCTTTTCTGGATCTGGACGAGGTGTTCCGTGAGCTGCGGGGGGAGACCATCGCCGCCCTGGTGGAGCGCGAGGGCTGGGAACGGTTCCGGGAGATCGAGCGGGACATCCTGGCCGAGACGGCCAAGACCCCGGGCCGGGTGGTGGCCACGGGGGGCGGCGCGGTGCTGTTGCCGGAAAACCGCAAGGTGCTGGCCCGGGGGGTGGTGGTCTACCTCCAGGCCGACCCGGAGCGGCTGGCCGAGCGCCTCCTGGCCGATTTCAAGCCCGACCAGCGGCCGAACCTCACGGACCTGGAACTGGCCGAGGAGATCAAGGCCACCCTGGCCGAACGCGAGCCCCTGTACCTGGCGGCGGCCCATGTCAGCCTGCCCGAGGCGCCCCTGGAGGTGCTGGCCGAGCGGGCCGAAAAGGCCCTGGCCATGCTGTGA
- a CDS encoding RNA methyltransferase, whose protein sequence is MLDDLAVVLFRPKFAENVGSAARACANMGVSRLILVAPRDDDPGRAEALATAKGREVLSQAVRCPDLETALAPFSRVYGTTARIGGWRKGFVTPRAAAAEIVPALAAGEATALVFGPEDAGLTNQETRLCGRLVTIPTAGGATSLNLAQAVLVLLYECLTTARDHARPGGPPAEVTPPGAANVGREITHAEREALFSALGKALTAIDFLKDDNPDYFLLPMRRFAERVRPTRAEFNMLMGVCRQILWATGKTGPGQGRGVPETAKDV, encoded by the coding sequence ATGCTCGACGATCTGGCAGTGGTCCTTTTCCGACCCAAATTCGCGGAAAACGTGGGTTCCGCCGCCCGGGCCTGCGCCAACATGGGGGTTTCCCGGCTCATCCTGGTGGCCCCCCGCGACGACGACCCGGGGCGGGCCGAGGCCCTGGCCACGGCCAAGGGCCGGGAGGTGCTGTCCCAGGCCGTGCGCTGCCCGGACCTGGAAACGGCCCTGGCCCCCTTTTCCCGGGTCTACGGCACGACGGCCCGCATCGGCGGCTGGCGCAAGGGCTTCGTCACCCCGCGCGCGGCCGCAGCCGAGATCGTCCCGGCCCTGGCGGCCGGCGAGGCCACGGCCCTGGTCTTCGGCCCTGAGGATGCCGGGCTCACCAACCAGGAAACCCGCCTGTGCGGCCGTCTGGTGACCATCCCCACTGCAGGCGGGGCCACCTCCCTAAACCTGGCCCAGGCCGTGCTGGTCCTTTTGTACGAATGCCTCACCACGGCCCGGGATCACGCCCGGCCCGGCGGCCCTCCGGCCGAGGTCACGCCCCCCGGGGCCGCCAACGTCGGCCGGGAGATCACCCATGCCGAACGCGAGGCCCTGTTTTCGGCCCTGGGCAAGGCCCTTACGGCCATCGATTTTCTCAAGGACGACAACCCCGACTATTTTCTTTTGCCCATGCGCCGCTTCGCCGAACGGGTGCGCCCCACCCGGGCCGAATTCAACATGCTCATGGGGGTATGCCGCCAGATCCTGTGGGCCACGGGAAAAACCGGCCCCGGCCAAGGACGCGGTGTTCCGGAAACCGCCAAAGACGTATGA
- a CDS encoding mechanosensitive ion channel family protein, which translates to MSMITPHPCPWRPVLPALLFALCLLFPAPPASSGQAAGDQNKLLEQTRQDIRDSGRAITQSRKDLEAKRQEIGESVAALKRTRDELALWAWMADNPWDLRDVMEGVDDLRGKARALLDIPDASEADIVHQVNYLDKLEARIAQSLREGLGPENDVQLRLILGDLITLRVRLGDLRTDTETVLRPTEEFLESVDAWKTSLTQELNHAWEPYYFTPDPWLSDLTDSDTMSQVLRDWGKSTRLAITVAVQDREAGEWLAKLALVLVIAVLPWLVIRQALRRMKATKAHPEVIRQFSRAAACLSFGLGIAFFATQIGFVLYSELSALAEVFFTAALVLASRGMTLVSAGPLSSPRTFTRWPLWGLFCLGLLLQVPAIPDPLATPLFALALCGAALLVRRHGRTAETRLDAAISACCVFILPALALCALAGYARAAILATSVLFYAVLSLRLSVAIELLRERRMEVLANNSGHTLAKAILSGLGFPLVLLTVFFFCLVFASTQFEARDIFTALLAQEIHLDYVTLSAQNVLAVILAFYLTRMAIAASRSFLLHPSLPTRRKKKRGVAASTLATIVGYLWWAGFVLCALLLVGFSPTGLAVVAGGLSVGIGFGLQNIVSNFISGLILLFGRSVEPGDVLILGSDMVVVRRVNIRNTVVETMDNATVFVPNSELITGRLTNLSHKDPTVRREVTVGVAYGSDRELVRRLLLEAAAHSPRVLAEPAPSVVFTDFGPSALEFRLRVWINEPQDGLTIVSGVREAIDDLFRQNDVEISFPQTDVHLRSAPGLDKALDAARTSWNTGPSCAAPRPAPEPVPGPTPDNRSASPETPKRKSS; encoded by the coding sequence ATGTCCATGATCACGCCCCACCCGTGTCCCTGGCGACCGGTCCTCCCGGCCCTCCTTTTCGCCCTGTGCCTTCTTTTCCCAGCCCCGCCCGCGTCGTCCGGGCAGGCCGCCGGGGATCAGAACAAGCTCTTGGAGCAGACCCGCCAGGATATCAGGGATTCGGGCCGGGCCATCACCCAAAGCCGGAAGGATCTTGAAGCCAAGCGGCAGGAAATCGGGGAATCCGTGGCGGCCCTCAAGCGCACCCGCGATGAACTGGCCCTGTGGGCCTGGATGGCCGACAACCCATGGGATCTGCGCGACGTCATGGAGGGCGTGGACGACCTGCGCGGCAAGGCCCGGGCCCTTCTCGACATCCCGGACGCCTCTGAGGCCGACATCGTGCATCAGGTGAACTACCTGGACAAATTGGAGGCCCGCATCGCCCAGAGCCTGCGCGAAGGCCTAGGCCCCGAAAACGATGTGCAGCTTCGCCTGATCCTGGGCGATCTGATTACCCTGCGCGTGCGGCTGGGCGATCTGCGCACGGACACCGAGACCGTCCTGCGTCCGACGGAGGAATTCCTGGAATCCGTGGACGCCTGGAAAACCTCGCTCACGCAGGAACTCAACCACGCCTGGGAGCCGTATTATTTCACCCCGGATCCCTGGCTTTCCGATCTGACCGATTCCGACACCATGTCCCAGGTGCTGAGAGATTGGGGCAAGTCGACCAGGCTGGCCATCACGGTCGCCGTCCAGGACCGGGAGGCCGGGGAGTGGCTGGCGAAACTGGCCCTGGTCCTGGTTATCGCCGTGCTGCCGTGGCTGGTCATCCGCCAAGCCCTGCGCCGCATGAAGGCGACAAAGGCCCACCCGGAGGTCATACGGCAATTCAGCCGGGCCGCAGCCTGCCTGAGTTTCGGTCTGGGCATTGCCTTTTTCGCCACACAGATCGGGTTCGTGCTGTATTCCGAACTGTCCGCCTTGGCCGAGGTCTTTTTCACGGCCGCCCTGGTCCTGGCCTCCCGGGGCATGACGCTTGTGTCCGCCGGCCCCCTCTCGTCGCCGCGCACCTTCACCCGCTGGCCCCTGTGGGGGCTCTTCTGCCTGGGGCTTCTGCTTCAGGTGCCAGCCATCCCCGACCCCCTGGCCACGCCGCTTTTCGCCCTGGCCCTGTGCGGGGCCGCCCTCCTGGTCAGGCGACACGGCCGCACGGCCGAGACCCGCCTGGATGCGGCCATTTCCGCCTGCTGCGTGTTCATCCTGCCCGCCCTGGCCCTGTGCGCCCTGGCCGGATACGCCCGGGCGGCCATTCTGGCCACGTCGGTGCTGTTTTACGCGGTCCTGTCCCTGCGGCTGTCCGTAGCCATCGAGCTTTTACGCGAACGCCGGATGGAGGTTCTCGCCAACAACAGCGGCCATACCCTGGCCAAGGCGATTTTGTCCGGGCTGGGATTCCCCCTGGTCCTTCTGACGGTGTTTTTTTTCTGCCTGGTTTTCGCCTCCACCCAGTTTGAGGCCCGCGACATCTTCACTGCCCTGCTTGCCCAGGAAATCCACCTCGACTATGTGACGTTAAGCGCCCAAAACGTCCTGGCCGTGATCCTGGCCTTCTACCTGACCCGGATGGCCATCGCCGCCTCCCGGTCGTTTCTCCTGCATCCCTCTCTGCCCACGCGCCGCAAGAAAAAGCGCGGCGTGGCCGCAAGCACTCTGGCCACCATCGTCGGCTACCTGTGGTGGGCGGGATTTGTGCTCTGCGCCCTGCTTCTGGTGGGATTTTCGCCCACGGGGCTGGCGGTGGTGGCCGGGGGATTGAGCGTGGGCATTGGGTTCGGGCTGCAAAACATCGTCAGCAACTTCATAAGCGGATTGATCCTGCTTTTCGGCCGCTCCGTGGAGCCCGGCGACGTGCTCATCCTGGGCAGCGACATGGTCGTGGTGCGCCGGGTGAACATCCGCAACACCGTCGTGGAGACCATGGACAACGCCACGGTGTTCGTGCCCAACTCCGAACTGATCACCGGTCGGCTGACCAACTTAAGCCACAAGGATCCCACCGTGCGCCGCGAGGTGACGGTGGGCGTGGCCTACGGCTCGGATCGCGAGCTCGTGCGGCGCCTTCTTCTGGAGGCCGCCGCGCATAGCCCCCGGGTGCTCGCGGAACCTGCCCCGTCCGTGGTCTTCACCGACTTCGGGCCAAGCGCCCTGGAATTCCGGCTTCGGGTCTGGATCAACGAACCCCAGGACGGCCTGACCATCGTCTCCGGCGTGCGCGAGGCCATCGACGACCTCTTCCGGCAAAACGACGTGGAGATATCCTTCCCCCAGACCGATGTGCATCTGCGCTCGGCCCCGGGCCTGGACAAGGCCCTTGACGCAGCCCGGACATCCTGGAACACCGGCCCCTCATGCGCCGCGCCGCGCCCGGCCCCGGAGCCGGTCCCGGGTCCGACGCCGGATAACCGGTCGGCGTCTCCGGAAACACCGAAGAGGAAAAGCTCATGA
- a CDS encoding DUF362 domain-containing protein, which translates to MSDSTTKKSKVFFADLRARTPRENRTMKIKKLFDAAGFASCVKPGDLTAVKLHFGERGCDTHISPTLVRAVVDKIAERGGRPFLTDTNTLYSGSRHNGADHLLTALEHGFGFEVTAAPILIADGLSSTNVAEVPIHRKHFETVKIAGDIVAAQSMLVISHFKGHEMAGFGGAVKNLAMGCAPRVGKQEQHCVRFRVDAKKCVGCGACFKVCPQKAVTMAEKKACIDPEKCIGCGECLTVCQDKAVGLDFRTDLSEFMERMVEYAYGAIKNKRNRVGFINILTNVTPDCDCVPWSDAPLVPDIGFLASTDPVALDAACFDLVNAQAANPGAMLTSCTCPGENKFAGCWPETKGEITFTHGEAVGLGHRAYELISLKERSSTSHAPHARASHDIKK; encoded by the coding sequence ATGAGCGATTCGACGACAAAAAAATCCAAGGTCTTCTTCGCCGACCTGCGGGCCCGCACCCCCCGGGAAAACCGCACAATGAAGATCAAAAAGCTCTTTGACGCCGCCGGGTTCGCCTCATGCGTCAAGCCCGGCGACTTAACCGCCGTCAAACTGCATTTCGGGGAGCGCGGCTGCGACACCCACATAAGCCCCACCCTGGTCCGGGCCGTGGTGGACAAGATCGCCGAGCGCGGCGGCCGTCCCTTTCTGACCGACACCAACACCCTGTATTCCGGCTCCCGCCACAACGGAGCGGATCATCTGCTCACCGCTCTGGAACACGGCTTCGGCTTCGAGGTCACGGCCGCGCCCATCCTCATCGCCGACGGCCTGTCCAGCACCAACGTGGCCGAGGTGCCCATCCACCGCAAACACTTCGAGACGGTCAAGATCGCGGGCGACATCGTGGCCGCCCAGAGCATGCTGGTCATCTCCCATTTCAAGGGCCACGAGATGGCCGGATTCGGCGGCGCGGTGAAAAATCTGGCCATGGGCTGCGCCCCGCGCGTGGGCAAGCAGGAGCAGCACTGCGTACGCTTCCGGGTGGACGCCAAAAAATGCGTGGGCTGCGGGGCCTGCTTCAAGGTCTGTCCCCAAAAGGCCGTGACCATGGCCGAAAAAAAGGCCTGCATCGACCCCGAAAAATGCATCGGCTGCGGCGAATGCCTCACCGTGTGCCAGGACAAGGCCGTGGGCCTGGATTTTCGCACGGATCTTTCCGAATTCATGGAGCGCATGGTGGAATACGCCTATGGGGCCATCAAAAACAAACGCAACCGGGTGGGCTTCATCAACATCCTCACCAACGTCACCCCGGACTGCGACTGCGTGCCCTGGAGCGACGCCCCCCTGGTGCCCGACATCGGCTTTCTGGCCTCCACCGATCCCGTGGCCCTGGACGCGGCCTGCTTCGACCTGGTCAACGCCCAGGCCGCCAATCCCGGGGCCATGCTCACGTCCTGTACCTGCCCCGGCGAAAACAAGTTCGCCGGATGCTGGCCCGAAACCAAGGGCGAGATCACCTTCACCCACGG